The following proteins are encoded in a genomic region of Drosophila willistoni isolate 14030-0811.24 chromosome 3R, UCI_dwil_1.1, whole genome shotgun sequence:
- the LOC6650832 gene encoding modifier of mdg4 isoform X19 has translation MADDEQFSLCWNNFNTNLSAGFHESLCRGDLVDVSLAAEGHIVKAHRLVLSVCSPFFRKMFTQMPSNTHAIVFLNNVSHSALKDLIQFMYCGEVNVKQDALPAFISTAESLQIKGLTDNDPAPQPPQEPTPPPQASPHVQQQQQQVPAQRIQRQQARAPARYKIETVEDGLDDDNKGGTTTQIVIQTSAAPAQATIVQQQQTQPQTQQIQTGTTTTATLGATNKRSAQRSSLTSTSGVVKRSKTSLSASSNIIDPLEATTETATTTSAQLVPQITVQTTVVSAGDSKLRQQHQQQQEEAEYIGLPIDLPTKSEPDYVEDAGDAAGDGETTYVEDDAYGDMRYDESYFTENEDGAAQGSGAETSANVSGNVTATTSKAVVKQSQSYSDSSYVDAGADQSNTEAQDLVRKKGIKIVKGTKGKPKLLMGGFEYFRNNSRGTKTYWLCARNRYLRCAARIITCSKTGELVVKNQLHNHDAHTHEKMETKEVQRQQPQKVSGSQE, from the exons ATGGCGGACGACGAGCAATTCAGTTTGTGCTGGAATAATTTCAACACAAATCTGTCCGCTGGATTCCACGAATCGTTATGTCGTGGAGATTTGGTGGATGTATCTCTGGCCGCGGAAGGGCACATAGTAAAGGCTCACCGTTTGGTGTTGTCCGTTTGCTCGCCCTTTTTCCGTAAAATGTTTACCCAAATGCCGTCGAATACACATGCAATTG TGTTTCTCAACAATGTTAGCCATTCGGCTTTGAAAGATCTAATACAGTTTATGTATTGCGGAGAGGTGAACGTTAAACAGGATGCCCTGCCAGCGTTCATCAGTACAGCGGAGTCTTTGCAAATCAAGGGGTTGACTGAT AATGATCCCGCGCCGCAGCCCCCGCAAGAGCCAACCCCCCCACCACAAGCCTCACCTcatgtacaacaacaacaacaacaggtaCCAGCCCAACGCATTCAGCGTCAACAGGCGCGTGCCCCCGCTCGCTATAAAATTGAAACTGTTGAGGATGGCCTGGATGATGACAACAAGGGAGGCACCACCACCCAGATAGTAATCCAGACCTCAGCAGCTCCAGCCCAAGCCACCATTGTACAACAGCAGCAGACGCAGCCACAGACGCAACAAATCCAAACTGGTACCACGACAACAGCAACGCTAGGTGCAACAAATAAGCGATCCGCTCAACGCAGCAGCCTGACAAGCACCAGTGGTGTAGTGAAGCGTTCTAAGACTAGCTTGTCTGCGTCCAGCAACATAATTGACCCCCTTGAAGCGACAACGgaaacggcaacaacaacatcggcTCAATTGGTACCACAGATAACCGTGCAAACTACTGTTGTCTCTGCTGGGGATTCAAAGCTGCGTCAacagcaccagcaacaacaggaGGAAGCTGAGTACATTGGTCTGCCCATTGATTTGCCCACCAAATCGGAACCGGATTATGTTGAAGACGCTGGTGATGCTGCAGGCGATGGCGAGACTACCTACGTAGAGGATGATGCCTACGGTGACATGCGCTATGATGAAAGTTATTTCACTGAAAACGAAGATGGCGCTGCCCAAGGATCGGGCGCAGAAACCTCGGCGAATGTTAGCGGCAATGTCACGGCAACCACATCCAAAGCTGTAGTCAAGCAGTCACAAAGCTACAGCGATTCATCATATGTGGACGCCGGGGCGGATCAGAGCAACACAGAGGCTCAAG ATCTGGTAAGGAAGAAAGgaattaaaattgttaaagGAACCAAAGGAAAACCAAAGTTGCTAATGGGTGGATTCGAGTACTTTCGCAACAATTCTCGAGGAACAAAAACGTATTGGTTATGCGCCAGAAATCGCTATCTACGATGCGCTGCCCGTATTATAACCTGCTCAAAAACCGGTGAACTAGTCGTCAAAAATCAATTGCACAACCATGATGCACATACTCATGAAAAAATGGAGACCAAAGAGGTGCAAAGACAACAGCCACAAAAGGTTTCCGGATCTCAGGAGTAG
- the LOC6650832 gene encoding modifier of mdg4 isoform X23 codes for MADDEQFSLCWNNFNTNLSAGFHESLCRGDLVDVSLAAEGHIVKAHRLVLSVCSPFFRKMFTQMPSNTHAIVFLNNVSHSALKDLIQFMYCGEVNVKQDALPAFISTAESLQIKGLTDNDPAPQPPQEPTPPPQASPHVQQQQQQVPAQRIQRQQARAPARYKIETVEDGLDDDNKGGTTTQIVIQTSAAPAQATIVQQQQTQPQTQQIQTGTTTTATLGATNKRSAQRSSLTSTSGVVKRSKTSLSASSNIIDPLEATTETATTTSAQLVPQITVQTTVVSAGDSKLRQQHQQQQEEAEYIGLPIDLPTKSEPDYVEDAGDAAGDGETTYVEDDAYGDMRYDESYFTENEDGAAQGSGAETSANVSGNVTATTSKAVVKQSQSYSDSSYVDAGADQSNTEAQDVTTHLALFSSTRKKKRKLLIDKHEFVMDRKLKSSINWRCSRYRSSNCKVRATTHALKSGEEVYRLKYAKHSHD; via the exons ATGGCGGACGACGAGCAATTCAGTTTGTGCTGGAATAATTTCAACACAAATCTGTCCGCTGGATTCCACGAATCGTTATGTCGTGGAGATTTGGTGGATGTATCTCTGGCCGCGGAAGGGCACATAGTAAAGGCTCACCGTTTGGTGTTGTCCGTTTGCTCGCCCTTTTTCCGTAAAATGTTTACCCAAATGCCGTCGAATACACATGCAATTG TGTTTCTCAACAATGTTAGCCATTCGGCTTTGAAAGATCTAATACAGTTTATGTATTGCGGAGAGGTGAACGTTAAACAGGATGCCCTGCCAGCGTTCATCAGTACAGCGGAGTCTTTGCAAATCAAGGGGTTGACTGAT AATGATCCCGCGCCGCAGCCCCCGCAAGAGCCAACCCCCCCACCACAAGCCTCACCTcatgtacaacaacaacaacaacaggtaCCAGCCCAACGCATTCAGCGTCAACAGGCGCGTGCCCCCGCTCGCTATAAAATTGAAACTGTTGAGGATGGCCTGGATGATGACAACAAGGGAGGCACCACCACCCAGATAGTAATCCAGACCTCAGCAGCTCCAGCCCAAGCCACCATTGTACAACAGCAGCAGACGCAGCCACAGACGCAACAAATCCAAACTGGTACCACGACAACAGCAACGCTAGGTGCAACAAATAAGCGATCCGCTCAACGCAGCAGCCTGACAAGCACCAGTGGTGTAGTGAAGCGTTCTAAGACTAGCTTGTCTGCGTCCAGCAACATAATTGACCCCCTTGAAGCGACAACGgaaacggcaacaacaacatcggcTCAATTGGTACCACAGATAACCGTGCAAACTACTGTTGTCTCTGCTGGGGATTCAAAGCTGCGTCAacagcaccagcaacaacaggaGGAAGCTGAGTACATTGGTCTGCCCATTGATTTGCCCACCAAATCGGAACCGGATTATGTTGAAGACGCTGGTGATGCTGCAGGCGATGGCGAGACTACCTACGTAGAGGATGATGCCTACGGTGACATGCGCTATGATGAAAGTTATTTCACTGAAAACGAAGATGGCGCTGCCCAAGGATCGGGCGCAGAAACCTCGGCGAATGTTAGCGGCAATGTCACGGCAACCACATCCAAAGCTGTAGTCAAGCAGTCACAAAGCTACAGCGATTCATCATATGTGGACGCCGGGGCGGATCAGAGCAACACAGAGGCTCAAG ATGTGACAACGCATTTGGCTCTCTTTTCTAGCACACGCAAGAAGAAGCGAAAATTACTCATTGATAAGCATGAGTTTGTTATGGATCGTAAGCTAAAGAGCAGCATTAATTGGCGTTGCTCCCGTTATCGCAGCTCCAATTGCAAAGTTCGGGCTACCACACATGCCCTAAAGTCGGGCGAGGAAGTTTATCGCCTTAAATACGCCAAACATTCGCATGATTGA
- the LOC6650832 gene encoding modifier of mdg4 isoform X21 — MADDEQFSLCWNNFNTNLSAGFHESLCRGDLVDVSLAAEGHIVKAHRLVLSVCSPFFRKMFTQMPSNTHAIVFLNNVSHSALKDLIQFMYCGEVNVKQDALPAFISTAESLQIKGLTDNDPAPQPPQEPTPPPQASPHVQQQQQQVPAQRIQRQQARAPARYKIETVEDGLDDDNKGGTTTQIVIQTSAAPAQATIVQQQQTQPQTQQIQTGTTTTATLGATNKRSAQRSSLTSTSGVVKRSKTSLSASSNIIDPLEATTETATTTSAQLVPQITVQTTVVSAGDSKLRQQHQQQQEEAEYIGLPIDLPTKSEPDYVEDAGDAAGDGETTYVEDDAYGDMRYDESYFTENEDGAAQGSGAETSANVSGNVTATTSKAVVKQSQSYSDSSYVDAGADQSNTEAQDPNFNYVVSQKGRTLLYYDDFFYVREKAIKDKTYWRCTQYTTQLKCHGRVHTLQGRIVHFSKHNHNSDDTGRRQIAKLISVG, encoded by the exons ATGGCGGACGACGAGCAATTCAGTTTGTGCTGGAATAATTTCAACACAAATCTGTCCGCTGGATTCCACGAATCGTTATGTCGTGGAGATTTGGTGGATGTATCTCTGGCCGCGGAAGGGCACATAGTAAAGGCTCACCGTTTGGTGTTGTCCGTTTGCTCGCCCTTTTTCCGTAAAATGTTTACCCAAATGCCGTCGAATACACATGCAATTG TGTTTCTCAACAATGTTAGCCATTCGGCTTTGAAAGATCTAATACAGTTTATGTATTGCGGAGAGGTGAACGTTAAACAGGATGCCCTGCCAGCGTTCATCAGTACAGCGGAGTCTTTGCAAATCAAGGGGTTGACTGAT AATGATCCCGCGCCGCAGCCCCCGCAAGAGCCAACCCCCCCACCACAAGCCTCACCTcatgtacaacaacaacaacaacaggtaCCAGCCCAACGCATTCAGCGTCAACAGGCGCGTGCCCCCGCTCGCTATAAAATTGAAACTGTTGAGGATGGCCTGGATGATGACAACAAGGGAGGCACCACCACCCAGATAGTAATCCAGACCTCAGCAGCTCCAGCCCAAGCCACCATTGTACAACAGCAGCAGACGCAGCCACAGACGCAACAAATCCAAACTGGTACCACGACAACAGCAACGCTAGGTGCAACAAATAAGCGATCCGCTCAACGCAGCAGCCTGACAAGCACCAGTGGTGTAGTGAAGCGTTCTAAGACTAGCTTGTCTGCGTCCAGCAACATAATTGACCCCCTTGAAGCGACAACGgaaacggcaacaacaacatcggcTCAATTGGTACCACAGATAACCGTGCAAACTACTGTTGTCTCTGCTGGGGATTCAAAGCTGCGTCAacagcaccagcaacaacaggaGGAAGCTGAGTACATTGGTCTGCCCATTGATTTGCCCACCAAATCGGAACCGGATTATGTTGAAGACGCTGGTGATGCTGCAGGCGATGGCGAGACTACCTACGTAGAGGATGATGCCTACGGTGACATGCGCTATGATGAAAGTTATTTCACTGAAAACGAAGATGGCGCTGCCCAAGGATCGGGCGCAGAAACCTCGGCGAATGTTAGCGGCAATGTCACGGCAACCACATCCAAAGCTGTAGTCAAGCAGTCACAAAGCTACAGCGATTCATCATATGTGGACGCCGGGGCGGATCAGAGCAACACAGAGGCTCAAG aTCCAAATTTTAATTACGTAGTCAGTCAAAAAGGTCGCACCCTGCTATATTATGATGATTTCTTCTACGTTCGCGAGAAGGCCATCAAGGACAAAACCTATTGGCGATGCACCCAATACACCACCCAACTGAAGTGTCATGGTCGGGTGCATACCCTCCAGGGGCGGATAGTACACTTTAGCAAACACAATCATAATTCTGATGATACTGGACGCAGACAGATAGCGAAACTAATATCTGTGGGCTAA
- the LOC6650832 gene encoding modifier of mdg4 isoform X4 has translation MADDEQFSLCWNNFNTNLSAGFHESLCRGDLVDVSLAAEGHIVKAHRLVLSVCSPFFRKMFTQMPSNTHAIVFLNNVSHSALKDLIQFMYCGEVNVKQDALPAFISTAESLQIKGLTDNDPAPQPPQEPTPPPQASPHVQQQQQQVPAQRIQRQQARAPARYKIETVEDGLDDDNKGGTTTQIVIQTSAAPAQATIVQQQQTQPQTQQIQTGTTTTATLGATNKRSAQRSSLTSTSGVVKRSKTSLSASSNIIDPLEATTETATTTSAQLVPQITVQTTVVSAGDSKLRQQHQQQQEEAEYIGLPIDLPTKSEPDYVEDAGDAAGDGETTYVEDDAYGDMRYDESYFTENEDGAAQGSGAETSANVSGNVTATTSKAVVKQSQSYSDSSYVDAGADQSNTEAQVVLANDEVPNPDNVLVFFTQSLRGRPAIMANGIRFLVMSENKKKILWRCSSMATKKLKCPARITMLKETPPKFIINKAEHLHAELKRNKYSSSKAQMHRDEHHHITPKMDCDLEDAIAYDPNEDDMQEEELHEDDLHDEDLHEEEVEEILE, from the exons ATGGCGGACGACGAGCAATTCAGTTTGTGCTGGAATAATTTCAACACAAATCTGTCCGCTGGATTCCACGAATCGTTATGTCGTGGAGATTTGGTGGATGTATCTCTGGCCGCGGAAGGGCACATAGTAAAGGCTCACCGTTTGGTGTTGTCCGTTTGCTCGCCCTTTTTCCGTAAAATGTTTACCCAAATGCCGTCGAATACACATGCAATTG TGTTTCTCAACAATGTTAGCCATTCGGCTTTGAAAGATCTAATACAGTTTATGTATTGCGGAGAGGTGAACGTTAAACAGGATGCCCTGCCAGCGTTCATCAGTACAGCGGAGTCTTTGCAAATCAAGGGGTTGACTGAT AATGATCCCGCGCCGCAGCCCCCGCAAGAGCCAACCCCCCCACCACAAGCCTCACCTcatgtacaacaacaacaacaacaggtaCCAGCCCAACGCATTCAGCGTCAACAGGCGCGTGCCCCCGCTCGCTATAAAATTGAAACTGTTGAGGATGGCCTGGATGATGACAACAAGGGAGGCACCACCACCCAGATAGTAATCCAGACCTCAGCAGCTCCAGCCCAAGCCACCATTGTACAACAGCAGCAGACGCAGCCACAGACGCAACAAATCCAAACTGGTACCACGACAACAGCAACGCTAGGTGCAACAAATAAGCGATCCGCTCAACGCAGCAGCCTGACAAGCACCAGTGGTGTAGTGAAGCGTTCTAAGACTAGCTTGTCTGCGTCCAGCAACATAATTGACCCCCTTGAAGCGACAACGgaaacggcaacaacaacatcggcTCAATTGGTACCACAGATAACCGTGCAAACTACTGTTGTCTCTGCTGGGGATTCAAAGCTGCGTCAacagcaccagcaacaacaggaGGAAGCTGAGTACATTGGTCTGCCCATTGATTTGCCCACCAAATCGGAACCGGATTATGTTGAAGACGCTGGTGATGCTGCAGGCGATGGCGAGACTACCTACGTAGAGGATGATGCCTACGGTGACATGCGCTATGATGAAAGTTATTTCACTGAAAACGAAGATGGCGCTGCCCAAGGATCGGGCGCAGAAACCTCGGCGAATGTTAGCGGCAATGTCACGGCAACCACATCCAAAGCTGTAGTCAAGCAGTCACAAAGCTACAGCGATTCATCATATGTGGACGCCGGGGCGGATCAGAGCAACACAGAGGCTCAAG TGGTACTCGCCAATGATGAAGTCCCAAATCCGGATAATGTGCTTGTGTTTTTCACTCAATCTTTACGCGGTCGTCCAGCAATTATGGCAAATGGTATTCGATTCTTGGTTATGAGCGAGAATAAAAAGAAGATTCTGTGGCGCTGTAGTTCGATGGCTACCAAGAAATTGAAATGTCCGGCTCGGATTACCATGCTTAAGGAAACTCCGCCGAAATTCATCATCAACAAGGCCGAACACTTGCATGCGGAATTGAAGCGCAATAAATATAGCTCCAGCAAGGCCCAAATGCATCGGGATGAACATCATCACATTACCCCTAAAATGGACTGCGACCTTGAGGATGCCATTGCCTATGATCCCAACGAAGATGACATGCAGGAAGAAGAGCTACACGAGGACGATCTTCACGACGAAGATCTGCACGAGGAAGAGGTGGAAGAGATTTTAGAGTAA
- the LOC6650832 gene encoding modifier of mdg4 isoform X11, translating to MADDEQFSLCWNNFNTNLSAGFHESLCRGDLVDVSLAAEGHIVKAHRLVLSVCSPFFRKMFTQMPSNTHAIVFLNNVSHSALKDLIQFMYCGEVNVKQDALPAFISTAESLQIKGLTDNDPAPQPPQEPTPPPQASPHVQQQQQQVPAQRIQRQQARAPARYKIETVEDGLDDDNKGGTTTQIVIQTSAAPAQATIVQQQQTQPQTQQIQTGTTTTATLGATNKRSAQRSSLTSTSGVVKRSKTSLSASSNIIDPLEATTETATTTSAQLVPQITVQTTVVSAGDSKLRQQHQQQQEEAEYIGLPIDLPTKSEPDYVEDAGDAAGDGETTYVEDDAYGDMRYDESYFTENEDGAAQGSGAETSANVSGNVTATTSKAVVKQSQSYSDSSYVDAGADQSNTEAQAKVTHSHGQYSGIKPKIQFSLSKRGGQLLWLDGLKYFRNNENRSNLFWRCHWYYRHVRCPVLICMNKFDSTDFRQIHQHCHIRPERKDRQQANKAALKTATPMPVATVTSVKNMQDDSIEVEAEIYNV from the exons ATGGCGGACGACGAGCAATTCAGTTTGTGCTGGAATAATTTCAACACAAATCTGTCCGCTGGATTCCACGAATCGTTATGTCGTGGAGATTTGGTGGATGTATCTCTGGCCGCGGAAGGGCACATAGTAAAGGCTCACCGTTTGGTGTTGTCCGTTTGCTCGCCCTTTTTCCGTAAAATGTTTACCCAAATGCCGTCGAATACACATGCAATTG TGTTTCTCAACAATGTTAGCCATTCGGCTTTGAAAGATCTAATACAGTTTATGTATTGCGGAGAGGTGAACGTTAAACAGGATGCCCTGCCAGCGTTCATCAGTACAGCGGAGTCTTTGCAAATCAAGGGGTTGACTGAT AATGATCCCGCGCCGCAGCCCCCGCAAGAGCCAACCCCCCCACCACAAGCCTCACCTcatgtacaacaacaacaacaacaggtaCCAGCCCAACGCATTCAGCGTCAACAGGCGCGTGCCCCCGCTCGCTATAAAATTGAAACTGTTGAGGATGGCCTGGATGATGACAACAAGGGAGGCACCACCACCCAGATAGTAATCCAGACCTCAGCAGCTCCAGCCCAAGCCACCATTGTACAACAGCAGCAGACGCAGCCACAGACGCAACAAATCCAAACTGGTACCACGACAACAGCAACGCTAGGTGCAACAAATAAGCGATCCGCTCAACGCAGCAGCCTGACAAGCACCAGTGGTGTAGTGAAGCGTTCTAAGACTAGCTTGTCTGCGTCCAGCAACATAATTGACCCCCTTGAAGCGACAACGgaaacggcaacaacaacatcggcTCAATTGGTACCACAGATAACCGTGCAAACTACTGTTGTCTCTGCTGGGGATTCAAAGCTGCGTCAacagcaccagcaacaacaggaGGAAGCTGAGTACATTGGTCTGCCCATTGATTTGCCCACCAAATCGGAACCGGATTATGTTGAAGACGCTGGTGATGCTGCAGGCGATGGCGAGACTACCTACGTAGAGGATGATGCCTACGGTGACATGCGCTATGATGAAAGTTATTTCACTGAAAACGAAGATGGCGCTGCCCAAGGATCGGGCGCAGAAACCTCGGCGAATGTTAGCGGCAATGTCACGGCAACCACATCCAAAGCTGTAGTCAAGCAGTCACAAAGCTACAGCGATTCATCATATGTGGACGCCGGGGCGGATCAGAGCAACACAGAGGCTCAAG CCAAAGTTACACATTCCCATGGCCAATATAGTGGCATAAAGCCCAAGATACAGTTCTCTTTGTCGAAACGAGGCGGTCAGTTACTTTGGCTCGATGGCCTCAAATATTTTCGTAACAATGAGAACCGAAGCAATCTGTTTTGGCGCTGCCATTGGTATTATCGACATGTCCGTTGTCCAGTGCTTATCTGCATGAATAAGTTTGATAGCACTGACTTCCGACAGATCCATCAGCATTGTCATATTCGTCCAGAGCGTAAGGATAGACAGCAGGCGAACAAGGCGGCACTGAAAACTGCTACACCAATGCCGGTGGCTACAGTGACCAGTGTTAAGAATATGCAAGATGATAGTATTGAAGTGGAAGCGGAGATATACAATGTCTAA
- the LOC6650832 gene encoding modifier of mdg4 isoform X12, with amino-acid sequence MADDEQFSLCWNNFNTNLSAGFHESLCRGDLVDVSLAAEGHIVKAHRLVLSVCSPFFRKMFTQMPSNTHAIVFLNNVSHSALKDLIQFMYCGEVNVKQDALPAFISTAESLQIKGLTDNDPAPQPPQEPTPPPQASPHVQQQQQQVPAQRIQRQQARAPARYKIETVEDGLDDDNKGGTTTQIVIQTSAAPAQATIVQQQQTQPQTQQIQTGTTTTATLGATNKRSAQRSSLTSTSGVVKRSKTSLSASSNIIDPLEATTETATTTSAQLVPQITVQTTVVSAGDSKLRQQHQQQQEEAEYIGLPIDLPTKSEPDYVEDAGDAAGDGETTYVEDDAYGDMRYDESYFTENEDGAAQGSGAETSANVSGNVTATTSKAVVKQSQSYSDSSYVDAGADQSNTEAQAFHIDFANSKKNGGKLLVINGFRFFRNKKRGHLQYWKCSNYYKERCPAIAIHDESTLILRLCHQHQHGESNDIEIKPLPSATLSATMKGNCVDDDDDDVEMEAEPGTEVVIEPNCSSEPPPLHFHRD; translated from the exons ATGGCGGACGACGAGCAATTCAGTTTGTGCTGGAATAATTTCAACACAAATCTGTCCGCTGGATTCCACGAATCGTTATGTCGTGGAGATTTGGTGGATGTATCTCTGGCCGCGGAAGGGCACATAGTAAAGGCTCACCGTTTGGTGTTGTCCGTTTGCTCGCCCTTTTTCCGTAAAATGTTTACCCAAATGCCGTCGAATACACATGCAATTG TGTTTCTCAACAATGTTAGCCATTCGGCTTTGAAAGATCTAATACAGTTTATGTATTGCGGAGAGGTGAACGTTAAACAGGATGCCCTGCCAGCGTTCATCAGTACAGCGGAGTCTTTGCAAATCAAGGGGTTGACTGAT AATGATCCCGCGCCGCAGCCCCCGCAAGAGCCAACCCCCCCACCACAAGCCTCACCTcatgtacaacaacaacaacaacaggtaCCAGCCCAACGCATTCAGCGTCAACAGGCGCGTGCCCCCGCTCGCTATAAAATTGAAACTGTTGAGGATGGCCTGGATGATGACAACAAGGGAGGCACCACCACCCAGATAGTAATCCAGACCTCAGCAGCTCCAGCCCAAGCCACCATTGTACAACAGCAGCAGACGCAGCCACAGACGCAACAAATCCAAACTGGTACCACGACAACAGCAACGCTAGGTGCAACAAATAAGCGATCCGCTCAACGCAGCAGCCTGACAAGCACCAGTGGTGTAGTGAAGCGTTCTAAGACTAGCTTGTCTGCGTCCAGCAACATAATTGACCCCCTTGAAGCGACAACGgaaacggcaacaacaacatcggcTCAATTGGTACCACAGATAACCGTGCAAACTACTGTTGTCTCTGCTGGGGATTCAAAGCTGCGTCAacagcaccagcaacaacaggaGGAAGCTGAGTACATTGGTCTGCCCATTGATTTGCCCACCAAATCGGAACCGGATTATGTTGAAGACGCTGGTGATGCTGCAGGCGATGGCGAGACTACCTACGTAGAGGATGATGCCTACGGTGACATGCGCTATGATGAAAGTTATTTCACTGAAAACGAAGATGGCGCTGCCCAAGGATCGGGCGCAGAAACCTCGGCGAATGTTAGCGGCAATGTCACGGCAACCACATCCAAAGCTGTAGTCAAGCAGTCACAAAGCTACAGCGATTCATCATATGTGGACGCCGGGGCGGATCAGAGCAACACAGAGGCTCAAG CTTTTCACATTGATTTTGCCAACTCGAAGAAGAATGGCGGCAAGCTGCTGGTTATTAATGGCTTTCGTTTCTTCCGCAACAAGAAGCGAGGACATTTGCAGTATTGGAAGTGTAGTAATTATTATAAAGAGCGCTGTCCGGCAATAGCTATACACGACGAATCAACATTGATACTTCGATTGTGCCACCAACATCAGCACGGAGAGAGTAATGACATTGAGATAAAACCCCTGCCATCCGCAACATTGAGTGCAACGATGAAAGGGAATtgtgttgatgatgatgatgacgatgttgAAATGGAAGCAGAGCCCGGAACAGAAGTTGTGATCGAGCCAAACTGCTCTTCTGAGCCGCCACCTCTGCATTTTCACCGGGATTAG
- the LOC6650832 gene encoding modifier of mdg4 isoform X10, whose translation MADDEQFSLCWNNFNTNLSAGFHESLCRGDLVDVSLAAEGHIVKAHRLVLSVCSPFFRKMFTQMPSNTHAIVFLNNVSHSALKDLIQFMYCGEVNVKQDALPAFISTAESLQIKGLTDNDPAPQPPQEPTPPPQASPHVQQQQQQVPAQRIQRQQARAPARYKIETVEDGLDDDNKGGTTTQIVIQTSAAPAQATIVQQQQTQPQTQQIQTGTTTTATLGATNKRSAQRSSLTSTSGVVKRSKTSLSASSNIIDPLEATTETATTTSAQLVPQITVQTTVVSAGDSKLRQQHQQQQEEAEYIGLPIDLPTKSEPDYVEDAGDAAGDGETTYVEDDAYGDMRYDESYFTENEDGAAQGSGAETSANVSGNVTATTSKAVVKQSQSYSDSSYVDAGADQSNTEAQELAVFGTGQRGRTVLLFNNEKFVKNRSSSSRTYWICSRKDVTVCRARVVTALDKQGQARIIKCNYEHDHKRKYPACASTLSQQLAIIEGEALASEAVRLIKKEKRNRHQPPLSGSLGLSPKPVKKDQKLP comes from the exons ATGGCGGACGACGAGCAATTCAGTTTGTGCTGGAATAATTTCAACACAAATCTGTCCGCTGGATTCCACGAATCGTTATGTCGTGGAGATTTGGTGGATGTATCTCTGGCCGCGGAAGGGCACATAGTAAAGGCTCACCGTTTGGTGTTGTCCGTTTGCTCGCCCTTTTTCCGTAAAATGTTTACCCAAATGCCGTCGAATACACATGCAATTG TGTTTCTCAACAATGTTAGCCATTCGGCTTTGAAAGATCTAATACAGTTTATGTATTGCGGAGAGGTGAACGTTAAACAGGATGCCCTGCCAGCGTTCATCAGTACAGCGGAGTCTTTGCAAATCAAGGGGTTGACTGAT AATGATCCCGCGCCGCAGCCCCCGCAAGAGCCAACCCCCCCACCACAAGCCTCACCTcatgtacaacaacaacaacaacaggtaCCAGCCCAACGCATTCAGCGTCAACAGGCGCGTGCCCCCGCTCGCTATAAAATTGAAACTGTTGAGGATGGCCTGGATGATGACAACAAGGGAGGCACCACCACCCAGATAGTAATCCAGACCTCAGCAGCTCCAGCCCAAGCCACCATTGTACAACAGCAGCAGACGCAGCCACAGACGCAACAAATCCAAACTGGTACCACGACAACAGCAACGCTAGGTGCAACAAATAAGCGATCCGCTCAACGCAGCAGCCTGACAAGCACCAGTGGTGTAGTGAAGCGTTCTAAGACTAGCTTGTCTGCGTCCAGCAACATAATTGACCCCCTTGAAGCGACAACGgaaacggcaacaacaacatcggcTCAATTGGTACCACAGATAACCGTGCAAACTACTGTTGTCTCTGCTGGGGATTCAAAGCTGCGTCAacagcaccagcaacaacaggaGGAAGCTGAGTACATTGGTCTGCCCATTGATTTGCCCACCAAATCGGAACCGGATTATGTTGAAGACGCTGGTGATGCTGCAGGCGATGGCGAGACTACCTACGTAGAGGATGATGCCTACGGTGACATGCGCTATGATGAAAGTTATTTCACTGAAAACGAAGATGGCGCTGCCCAAGGATCGGGCGCAGAAACCTCGGCGAATGTTAGCGGCAATGTCACGGCAACCACATCCAAAGCTGTAGTCAAGCAGTCACAAAGCTACAGCGATTCATCATATGTGGACGCCGGGGCGGATCAGAGCAACACAGAGGCTCAAG AACTTGCCGTCTTTGGTACAGGACAACGCGGAAGGACCGTATTGTTGTTTAACAATGAGAAGTTTGTAAAGAATCGTAGTTCCTCATCAAGAACCTATTGGATTTGCTCCCGAAAG GATGTTACAGTGTGTCGGGCTCGTGTAGTGACTGCCCTGGACAAACAGGGACAGGCACGAataataaaatgcaattacGAGCACGATCACAAACGGAAATATCCTGCATGTGCTAGCACTTTGTCTCAGCAATTGGCAATTATTGAGGGAGAGGCATTGGCATCAGAAGCCGTACGTCTTATTAAGAAGGAGAAGCGAAATCGCCACCAGCCACCATTGTCAGGCTCCTTAGGCTTAAGTCCAAAACCTGTTAAGAAGGATCAAAAGTTGCCTTAG